ACGCCCTGCAGAAGATAGGGAAGAGGAACAAGCTTTCAGAGGATCTAGAAACACTGATGAGATGGTTGAAGTACGCATTCTGCTTCAGAGCAAGAATGCTGGGGCAGTGGTTGGAAAAGGAGGGAATATTAAGGCTTTTCATACAGACTACAATTCCAGTGTTTCAGTACCAGACAGCAGTGGCCCTGAGTGCATATGGAGCATCAGTGCTGATATTAAAACAACTggaaaaattctgaagaaaatcaTCCCTGCCTTGGAAGAGGGACTGCAGTTGCCATCACCCACTGCAACCAGCCAGCTCCCGCTCGAATCTGATGCTGTGGAATGCTTAAATTACCAGCACTATATATAAAGGAAGCGACTTTGACTGCGAGTTGATACTGTTGATTCATCAGAGTCTGGCAGGAGGGATTATTGGGGTCAGAGGTGCTAAAATCAAAGAACTTCAAGAGAACACTCAGACAACAATCGAGCTTTTCCAGGAGTGCTGTCCTCTGTCCACTGACAGAGTTGTTCTTATTGGAGGAAAGCCTGATAGAGTTGTAGAGTGCATAAAGATCACCCTTGATTTATATCGGAGTCTCCCATCAAAGGGCATGCACAGCCTTATGATCCCTACTTTCATGATGAAACCTAGGATTGTGGTGGTTTTACAATGATGTTTGATGACCACGTGGACGTCCTGTGGGAATTCCCATGCGAGGAAGAGGTGGTTTTGACAGACTGCCTCCTGGTCAGGGTGGACTCCCTCTAGAAGAGATTATGATGATATGAGCCCTCATTgaggtcctcctcctcctcctcctcctcctcctcctcctcctcgtcgaGGTGGCCGGGGTGGTAGCAGAGCTCAAATCTTcctcttccaccaccaccaccacctagAGGAGGAGATCTAATGGCCTATAACAGAAGAGGAAGACCCGGAGACCGCTATGATGGCATGGTTGGTTTCAGTGCTGATGAAACTTGGGACTCCGCCATAGGCACATGGAGCCCATCAGAATGACAGATGGCTTATGAACCACAGGGTGGCTCCGGATATGATTATTCCCATGCAGGAGGTCGTGGCTTATGTGGTGATCTTGGCGGACCAATTATTTCTACACAAGTAACTATTCCCAAAGATTTGGCTGGATCTATTATTGGCAAAGGTAGTCAGCGGATTAAACAAATTAATCATGATTCGGGAGCTTCGATCAAAATCGATGAGCCTTTAGAAGGATGGGACGATGGGATCATTACCATCGCAGGACCAGATACagaatgcacagtatttgccGCAGAACAGTGTGAAGCAGTATTCTGGAAAGTTTTTCTAAGACTAGTGAAGAACTGAAGGAgtcctccatcttttttttttttttaatctgcttcTGCTTAAAAAGCCAACGTTCCTCTGCTTCATAGGTGTTCTGCATTTGAGGTGTAGTGAAATCTTTGCCGTTCACCGATGTAATGTTTTAGTTCTTACAAACAGGGTTGGGGGGAGGGCATGCAAACACTAacattgaaattttgaaacagCAGCAGAGtgagtggattttattttttgttcattgttggtggttttaaaaaaatccccCCATGTAATTATTGTGAACACCTTGCTTTGTGGTCACTGTAAACAtttgtggggggggggcagggaggaaagtAACAATAGTTCACATGTCTCTGGCATTTGTTCAGAGCCATGTGCAGAATGTAATGCTCTTTTGTAAgaaatgttttatgatttttagaataaatttagtgaacctaaaaaaaaaaagaaaaagaaaatgcagcaaagtaccAGGGTCTGTTCCCTCTCCATTGATTAAAATGCCAAACTTTTTCCCAACTTCCCAGCCCGTTTCACcgaggttgaaaatagtgaaatttacagcgTTATGGTCACCAAGAGTGCAGTTGGGGGGTTCTTCCCTTTTTTGCAAAAGAATGGCAGTTCCACGTAAGGTGTGGACCTCCCCTTTTAGCCAAGTTGCCCACctttcacaaccccaataagATCAGTAGAGCTGTTCATAGGACGCACAACCAGATGTTTCACTGTCATCTTTTGGGCATgtatacttgtcatttaacctgtaggtcctttcccaggctagccctCCACAGTTGCCCCAAGGCCCGTTGTTTTAGCTATTGCGGCACACACATCACAGTTTATGGACACAGGTTTGCTGGGGTCATTAACCTGGGTGCAGTTAACGAGCTTCCCACTGCTGGTGAACCTTTGGGCCTCTAGCCATTTCTCTCCAGGACGACAGATGAGGTTAAAACAGATACACTGACCATCGTGAGAGCACACTGAgcaggtggtatggttgtgagtgcatgacccaacaatagtgcctgcacaggaataataaGCATGGAAAACCAGtgttttggtaacagcactcccCACTCTACTCATGTAGAGTCACAGTCCAAATCCTGGGGGTCCCCaagtagagagctgaccaagattagcaagaagaatacacagaacagactcatcctcaaaggtgagatgggcgactcctcaagcttctgcagCATCTGGAGTGTCTGGAGCAGGGCTGACGTCTCGTCATCCATGTTTTcttgttgtctcctgggaagcagggtcctgtgGGAGAAGGGCACAGgtgttccagagggtgatcttgtATGGCGAGGCTGGGTCAGGGCTGCACTTCCACtcgagggaagctggcttcacttggctATGGTGGATCCATggaacaatctctgctacttgaactgtggtgggggtggacaaaacaacaacaaaagggcccctccagtggggcttttgTGGtggaacattccattcctttaccaaacagcatcccctggtttataaggtgtgtgggagttgtcaggctaacaggaAGTCTCTCTatgacccagtcattgatttttgagagagtcaacccaagggccagtatctgttgtctcagggtgaggtcacccatTTCCTTCAGGCCCTTgcccaaaaaagaatttcaaaagggaagAGACCCATCTGTTTGGTGGGGCTTGACGTAATCCTGAGTAAGCCTAtaggcagtaattgatcccattgtaggtgagtctcctggcatagtttttccaattgcaattttagagtcttgttcatacattctactttccccgaactctgggggtggtaggACATGTGCAGCTTCCAAGTTAATCCTAAACCCTTAGCCACctactgtaccacctcagccacaaaggctggcccattgtctgacccaatagaaacaagggatgatttcctttaacagaaaCCTGACCACTTCTTAGGCTTTTTCAGTctgagtggggaaggcttccagCCAGCCTTAGAAGATGcaaacaaacaccagcaaatatttacatcttgCCCCTTGTTGGGGATTATTTCTGGAACACAGACTGCacctttcacatactgtcttacttacgCTGGAGAGGTTGGGGACacaaaaaatgctgggccaattttctggtagaaaatttcctccttcagtctcaaaccaagcctgttcttgtgaagtataccatggatcccattcagataaggggcacgggaacaaggcagctgccagtgaggctgaggtttgcCCTCCTGTGAGGACTACTTGCTTGACTTCCCTGTCAGATTTTTGGTTTCCccaaacagctgttgtctcccccttctggtgccctcagcagtgcatgactgctactcactcaggggcccatacagcttctagGCTTCTAGCAATTCCAGAGTTTCTTGTCCATACTTAACACTTTCTCCTCTAAGTTAATGAACCCTCTTTCTTTATGtagggctccatggacatgaaCGGTAGTAAAGGCACACTTagagtctgtatagatgtttacccaCACTCCTGCAGTGAGCTCGAGTGCCCACGTGAGAGCAATGagctcagccttttgtgcagaggcTCCACCTGGGAGTGGCCCTGCTTCAATGACAgtgtccagagtcactactgcatattCGGCAAAATGtgtgccatcccagacaaagctgctgtCATCCATGAAACACTCAATGTCCAGATGACGAATGGGCTGTCGGTCAGGTCTGGCCAGCTGAAGAACACTTCATCCAAaacctctaaacagtcatgctctggGGCCTGAATCAACCGGTAACAGGGTGGCCGGCTTTAGTCTTAACCACCTCTAGATGGACATGTTGGTTTCACATGACAGACTTTGATATCTGACCATTTGGGAGTTTGTTAActgataatttcctttatattccaaaagagtcaaaacagagttGGGAACTCAGGCTGTGAGTTCTtctcccaaagtaagtttgtctgcttcagccaccaagacggCAGTGGCTGCCAGGGTGCACAGACAGagcagccagcctcaggaaaccacgtcaagttgctttgataaataggccactgggctgtgccaggaacctagcagctgggtcaagactcccacagctgtccccagtctctcatgtacgtataggaagaagggcttcgtCACATGTGGCAAGCCTAGAGCAGTGACATTTGTGAatgccctcttaatttctttaaaggccttttcttgctcctctccccatacaatgggttcccattctccccactttgtggcttcataaaggggtttgccaagagagagtaattggggatccagatccagcagaaacctgtagctcctagaaattctctcATCTGTCAATCAGTCTTAGGAATCGGAGTGGAGCAGACAGCCTGTTTCCTCCCAGGCCCAGTCTATGTTGTCCTTGTGACAGATGAAGCccaaggtatttgacagtatcctggcacatctgagctttcttttgggaaaccttatatcctgccttccacaaaagggagagaaggaggtgagttccttccatacaatcctcctgagttggtccagccaacagaagATCCCTGAGGAGCgctccagaaatgttgcaggaggctcagacagagagagagagggcaccaaagctttcaggaagcaagtttattaagcaggccagcagcaactcaacagactcgagtccaaaggctgagtcccgagaacaaagggggttTTCCTTATGTACCACTTACAGCAGGTtacagagaagggggaagggtaCAGCTTGTCACATGCATGGTCACATGCTTTTCATTGGACACTCTAAtctctggggcgaggtgacccttttctggtctcaccccaggtcaCATTCCACAGATccggtttttctttgtttcactgtagcacttatcaatctctcttccccctccctaccttcctgccacaccaccaaaaaaaaaaaaaaagagcaaaaatgtgaaaaatataaatatgaagaaaGATAAAACTAATCCAAACTCATACCTTATATTTCACAGCTCTTTCTGTCTAATCTGGACTGTCCAAACCTAGCCCAAACTGGCTGAACAATTTGGGGATGTTTCTGATTGTGAGAGAGATGGCCAGCTGTCCATGATAAAAACTAGCTGTAGCTGGCAACAGTCTTACAGCCGGGACCCTTCCTGGTCCCTCCCAGCCAAAGGAAGCCCGGGAATCCTGCTCACCAGGCAATGAGAGCAATGAGAGGGACTGCCACTAAGCTTTAGGGTATTGTGAATACAGCAATAGATAATTGATATGTATAACTTCTTTTAAATCATATCTTTTATCATTACAtcatctccttttattttttaacttaaaattctaCTTTGTTCCTTAATTCTCGTATTTTTATTGCCACTTTGGCATAGATGTGGTTTTGGTAAGTAACACATactttgattttagtttttgacTCCATCTGCCAGCTTCTATCTTCTCAGGGAAGTTAGTATGTCCGcggataaattttatttcttctcttttctgtttctctgtaagTGAAAGGTGTTGTCTTTCATTTCCCCTTTTCATTTTAATGGTCCAcactgctttcctttttctttttgttgttttgtttttggtggccctggggtttgctGTACTAGCTAGGTCagcacactctaccacctgagctagtCCATGTTCCCACCCCCCCTTTTgttgatgggactgaggtttgaactcagggcttcatgcttgcaaagcaggtgctctaccacttgagccacagctccagctccccaccccagcccttttttgctttggttatttttcagatagggtctcacattttgcccttCGATCCTCCTAGTtcatgcctcctacatagcttgtttgttgagctggcctcaaaccaagatcctcccaatctctgcctcccaagtagctgagattataggtatgagccactgtgccagtctACTTTGATAATCTTTAAAGAATTtcctcaaaaggaagaaaaactatttCAGACAGAAACTTTGTAATGCACCAAAGAGATGGAGGCTGAGTAGAGACTATAGAGAGACAAATCTTGACAAATTTGATTAGTATAAAACAGAACTCCAGCTCTTAAGAGTGCAATTAAGTTAGAAATCAGAAAAGCATAAACAACTCATGTGCTcggaaatttaaaaagcagttttaaTAATTTATGGGGGCGGAGTGCGGCTCAGGTGGTGGAGACCTGGGTGCAACCAGAGGCCAGGTGCTCATGGAGCAGGGCATAAAACGTGAGGCCAGGCACgtctttgtttttgtgttactAGTTTCTGTTCTCACCTTTATTACCTCCTTCTTTCtatatcttttgttttattcCGTTTGAATTAAGTGAAACTCCACTCACTAATGCTTTTGTTTCTTACACAGCATTTAAGATCTTAAATTCTCATCAGGTGTAACTTCAACTGCAGCACCCAAGTTTTGATGCTTACATTTTCATAATTACTTAGGTGGTGTACTTTTAATTgcaatttgacattttttttccgatacagggtctcactaggtagcccaggctggcttcaaaccgagaagCCGTCCAGGGGCGGGATACCCCTGGGTGCCCACTCGCCATGCAAGTCACTAGACCAACCGAGCTCTAGTAAcagaggggcagaaggaggggcgGGCCGGAGGCTCGCGGGGCCTGCGTGTCTGCGTGCGCGCTCTGGCGGCGGCGTTCGCCACGCCCCCTTCCTGGTCGTGCGCGTGTCCGTACCACTCGGCGCGACCGTAAAGAGAGACACGGCTGTGTGTCGTGAAAGGAGCCGCAACGCGCAGAGCCGTGATTGACGGCCGGGACACCATTTTATTCGTGGCTTCTCTGCGCGTAAGTCGCTTTTTCTCCGCGGCTTCTCTAAGGCGCCTCGTTAAAAAGGGGGGAAAAGTTTTTCAAGACGGTCGCGGAGCTTGGTCGCGCAGCGCCGCGAGTGCCCGTTTTGTATCCCGCAGGCGTCGACCGCGCGGTTGCGAAGCGGCGGGAGATGCGGCCCCTGGACGTGGTGGAGCTGGCGGAGCCCGAGGAGGTGGAGGTGCTGGAGCCCGAGGAGGACTTCGAGCAGTTCCTGCTGCCGGTCATCAGCGAGATGCGCGAGGACATGGCGTCGCTGACGCGCGCGCGCGGGCGGCCGTGCGGGGCCGGGCGGAGCGGCGGCAAGCTGTGGGAGATGGACAATACGCTCATCCAGACGAAGACGCAGGTGGAGGCCTCGGAGGAGAGCGCCCTGAACCACCTGCAGAGCGCGGACGGCGGCGCCGCGGCCGCCAGGGCCGCCAGGGCCGAGAGGGCCGAGGAGAAGGCGCGGGAGGCGGCCAAGATGGCCGAGATGCTGGTGGCGCTGGTGCGGCGGATAGAGAAGGGCGAGTCGTCGTGAGGGGCGCGGTAAGCGGGCCGGGCGGGCGGGGACGGCGGGGTGGCGGGCGGCGGCGTCCCCGGAAGTCCCGTGCGACCCCGCCGTGACCGTGTCCCCCCCCCCCACGCTGTGCCACAGGTCCCCAGCCCGCGGCTTCCGGTCGAGCGCCGCAGATGGCCGACACCCCGAGAAGCTGAAACCCGAGAGCCTTTTGTCCCCCGTCCCCCGTCTGCCCCGTCCCGTCCTCGCTCACACTACGTTCCTGCTACGGTCTGCGGCCGACGACCTCGATCGATCAGGGGTGCTGGGGGTTGGAGGTTTGGTTTGGTCGATTTGGAAAATGAATGCTCTCACCTACAGGAATTAGGGCCCAGATTGTAAGCCCCTGCGGCAGTCACGTTTGTTCCCCGGCTTCGGGGGTCCTTGCTCAATTTCGAGGTGCTCTGCTCTTTCCTGGGTGACCCCGGTGGCGCCCCGGACTGTGGGTCTGTGTGACGCGGGACCGGAGTTGCTGCGCTCGCTCTGGAAGAAGGAAGACGAATGACTCTGCACGGTGCTGAAGAAGGGACCCGACTGCGCCTGGGAATCGGATGGGCCTGACCTGCAGGACTGATGCCTCGGAAAGAGGGATAGAGggtgtttgtgtttgtatttggGGACTTTAATTTCTGTGTGAGACCAAAGGAGGAGAGATGTATTTtgttcaaaatttaaattttatgtgaaaCGCTATCTGATGTAACCTGTCTGATGACTTTGTTGGGACAACCTGACTCAGCTCTGTTTGACATGGAACATAGACTAGATGAGACCTTGGTATTCTGTACAGTTGGTGTAACACCCCCACGCCTCTCAGGGGACTCTGGGCATAAAGTTAAAAGATACTTGCAATGGCCCTTCATGGGCCGGGAAGGAAAACGTGTAACTGTCGGCAGTGGACCCTATGCTGGGCGGGGAAGAGGCGTCTTCAAGATTCATAATGTCCAGCTATAAGTTTATTTGAGTAGCAGATCTGATAAGTATTTGAGGTCAAAACCCTACCATGTTT
This window of the Castor canadensis chromosome 9, mCasCan1.hap1v2, whole genome shotgun sequence genome carries:
- the LOC109687289 gene encoding MORF4 family-associated protein 1; amino-acid sequence: MRPLDVVELAEPEEVEVLEPEEDFEQFLLPVISEMREDMASLTRARGRPCGAGRSGGKLWEMDNTLIQTKTQVEASEESALNHLQSADGGAAAARAARAERAEEKAREAAKMAEMLVALVRRIEKGESS